From a region of the Asterias amurensis chromosome 2, ASM3211899v1 genome:
- the LOC139954307 gene encoding phosphatidylinositol-3,5-bisphosphate 3-phosphatase MTMR14-like isoform X2 → MGDNQGVVSDGELRQLLYIFCKKEGYKARETTNKVESIERKCLALFGRDYKYSVIYNSNGELCGHYPEKLIILEYMLAGNGQDFQEKRESLYDIQKIRDLMCKSRFARCRQRFVVPIILYEGKHICRSATLSGGPEIYGRSGLDYFFSGGESLGSQAANSEEAFSRPDATSTSNEWPLFDRYRGQDIKLLKLLSVGCISDLMVENKKVKFGMNVSSSEKVDKEHRYADFRLVSVPYPGCEFFRDYRENGFNAEGLYYDWSQDFVDAGLSIPDSVSRMVGIDWRSYRSWDLVTITQNYLKLFLHEIKEGDSGLLIHCISGWDRTPLFVSLLRLSLWADGKAHKNLSAAEILYLTIAYDWMLFGHHLSYRLGKGEDIFFFCFNFLKHITSDEFSAVKRNQRSGSRTDSESCSESMVLLDTEKQRLGSNSSLNSNISITSLSSTSSPILICTGDIHEETTRNGELAGNGSLRYGSSAVDSGKPRTPTHRETSRSPTLQSPTSPMAVPRPSRRSSVEAAKSAASSTCGSWQLVSGTGSVKGFVSSRDSPLTVHSDVSSGSSGTASCGPVFDSIYEESQRKRKLDEVRIMFNKVYCAVVGSCYTVESGGISSMIDSIASKVGLKSTRGTMI, encoded by the exons GTCATCTACAATTCTAATGGTGAGTTATGTGGCCACTATCCAGAGAAACTCATCATTCTTGAATACATGCTAGCTGGTAATGGACAGGACTTCCAAGAGAAAAG AGAGAGCTTATATGACATACAGAAGATCAGGGATTTGATGTGCAAGTCAAGGTTTGCTCGCTGCAGACAACGTTTTGTTGTGCCAATTATTCTCTACGAAGGAAAG CACATCTGTAGGTCGGCAACACTGTCAGGAGGACCAGAAATATACGGACGATCGGGATTGGATTATTTCTTCTCAG GTGGTGAGAGTTTAGGATCTCAAGCAGCAAACAGTGAAGAGGCGTTTTCAAGACCAGATGCTACAAG TACCAGCAATGAGTGGCCGTTATTTGATCGTTACCGGGGCCAGGACATCAAACTGCTGAAGTTACTCTCTGTTGGCTGTATCTCAGATCTTATGGTCGAGAACAAGAAAGTCAAATTCGGAATGAA TGTTTCGTCGTCAGAGAAGGTAGACAAAGAGCACCGGTATGCAGATTTCAGGCTTGTGTCAGTGCCTTACCCTGGGTGTGAATTCTTCCGTGATTACAGGGAAAATGGCTTCAATGCAGAGGGACTCTACTATGACTGGAGCCAG GATTTTGTTGATGCTGGCCTTAGTATTCCAGATTCAGTATCAAGGATGGTTGGCATTGACTGGCGGAGTTATAGG tcATGGGACTTGGTGACGATCACACAGAACTATCTGAAATTGTTTCTACATGAAATCAAAGAAG GGGATTCAGGTCTGCTAATTCATTGTATCTCTGGTTGGGACCGAACACCACTCTTTGTATCTCTACTCAGGTTGTCATTGTGGGCa GACGGGAAGGCCCATAAGAATCTTAGTGCAGCTGAAATCCTGTATTTGACGATAGCATACGACTGGATGCTATTTGG GCATCATCTGTCATACAGGTTAGGAAAAGGTGAAGAT attttcttcttttgtttcaaCTTCCTAAAGCATATAACATCGGATGAATTCTCAGCTGTCAAAAg AAACCAAAGATCTGGTAGTAGAACGGACTCAGAGAGTTGTTCAGAATCGATGGTGTTACTAG ATACTGAGAAGCAGCGTCTTGGTAGTAATTCAAGTCTGAATAGTAACATCAGCATAACGAGTCTTAGCAGTACTAGCTCACCCATCCTCATCTGCACGGGAGATATCCATGAAGAGACCACTAGGAATGGTGAATTGGCTGGCAATGGCTCGCTGCGCTATGG GTCTTCTGCCGTGGACAGCGGCAAACCTAGAACACCCACCCATAGAGAGACATCGAGATCACCCACATTGCAATCACCGACCAGTCCAATGGCTGTACCTAGACCAAGCAGGAGATCATCTGTTGAAGCA GCCAAGTCAGCAGCGTCATCCACATGTGGCAG TTGGCAGCTTGTATCTGGTACTGGAAGCGTCAAAGGTTTTGTATCGTCAAGAGACTCACCTTTAACAGTTCATTCAGACGTATCAAGTGGTTCAAGCGGGACAGCAAGCTGCGGTCCGGT GTTTGACAGTATATACGAAGAGTCCCAAAGGAAACGGAAGCTGGATGAGGTTCGGATCATGTTTAACAAAGTGTACTGTGCTGTGGTTGGGTCATGCTACACCGTGGAGTCCGGAGGAATATCCAGTATGATTGATTCAATCGCATCCAAAGTCGGACTCAAATCCACGCGGGGCACAATGATATAG
- the LOC139954307 gene encoding phosphatidylinositol-3,5-bisphosphate 3-phosphatase MTMR14-like isoform X1, translating to MGDNQGVVSDGELRQLLYIFCKKEGYKARETTNKVESIERKCLALFGRDYKYSVIYNSNGELCGHYPEKLIILEYMLAGNGQDFQEKSRESLYDIQKIRDLMCKSRFARCRQRFVVPIILYEGKHICRSATLSGGPEIYGRSGLDYFFSGGESLGSQAANSEEAFSRPDATSTSNEWPLFDRYRGQDIKLLKLLSVGCISDLMVENKKVKFGMNVSSSEKVDKEHRYADFRLVSVPYPGCEFFRDYRENGFNAEGLYYDWSQDFVDAGLSIPDSVSRMVGIDWRSYRSWDLVTITQNYLKLFLHEIKEGDSGLLIHCISGWDRTPLFVSLLRLSLWADGKAHKNLSAAEILYLTIAYDWMLFGHHLSYRLGKGEDIFFFCFNFLKHITSDEFSAVKRNQRSGSRTDSESCSESMVLLDTEKQRLGSNSSLNSNISITSLSSTSSPILICTGDIHEETTRNGELAGNGSLRYGSSAVDSGKPRTPTHRETSRSPTLQSPTSPMAVPRPSRRSSVEAAKSAASSTCGSWQLVSGTGSVKGFVSSRDSPLTVHSDVSSGSSGTASCGPVFDSIYEESQRKRKLDEVRIMFNKVYCAVVGSCYTVESGGISSMIDSIASKVGLKSTRGTMI from the exons GTCATCTACAATTCTAATGGTGAGTTATGTGGCCACTATCCAGAGAAACTCATCATTCTTGAATACATGCTAGCTGGTAATGGACAGGACTTCCAAGAGAAAAG CAGAGAGAGCTTATATGACATACAGAAGATCAGGGATTTGATGTGCAAGTCAAGGTTTGCTCGCTGCAGACAACGTTTTGTTGTGCCAATTATTCTCTACGAAGGAAAG CACATCTGTAGGTCGGCAACACTGTCAGGAGGACCAGAAATATACGGACGATCGGGATTGGATTATTTCTTCTCAG GTGGTGAGAGTTTAGGATCTCAAGCAGCAAACAGTGAAGAGGCGTTTTCAAGACCAGATGCTACAAG TACCAGCAATGAGTGGCCGTTATTTGATCGTTACCGGGGCCAGGACATCAAACTGCTGAAGTTACTCTCTGTTGGCTGTATCTCAGATCTTATGGTCGAGAACAAGAAAGTCAAATTCGGAATGAA TGTTTCGTCGTCAGAGAAGGTAGACAAAGAGCACCGGTATGCAGATTTCAGGCTTGTGTCAGTGCCTTACCCTGGGTGTGAATTCTTCCGTGATTACAGGGAAAATGGCTTCAATGCAGAGGGACTCTACTATGACTGGAGCCAG GATTTTGTTGATGCTGGCCTTAGTATTCCAGATTCAGTATCAAGGATGGTTGGCATTGACTGGCGGAGTTATAGG tcATGGGACTTGGTGACGATCACACAGAACTATCTGAAATTGTTTCTACATGAAATCAAAGAAG GGGATTCAGGTCTGCTAATTCATTGTATCTCTGGTTGGGACCGAACACCACTCTTTGTATCTCTACTCAGGTTGTCATTGTGGGCa GACGGGAAGGCCCATAAGAATCTTAGTGCAGCTGAAATCCTGTATTTGACGATAGCATACGACTGGATGCTATTTGG GCATCATCTGTCATACAGGTTAGGAAAAGGTGAAGAT attttcttcttttgtttcaaCTTCCTAAAGCATATAACATCGGATGAATTCTCAGCTGTCAAAAg AAACCAAAGATCTGGTAGTAGAACGGACTCAGAGAGTTGTTCAGAATCGATGGTGTTACTAG ATACTGAGAAGCAGCGTCTTGGTAGTAATTCAAGTCTGAATAGTAACATCAGCATAACGAGTCTTAGCAGTACTAGCTCACCCATCCTCATCTGCACGGGAGATATCCATGAAGAGACCACTAGGAATGGTGAATTGGCTGGCAATGGCTCGCTGCGCTATGG GTCTTCTGCCGTGGACAGCGGCAAACCTAGAACACCCACCCATAGAGAGACATCGAGATCACCCACATTGCAATCACCGACCAGTCCAATGGCTGTACCTAGACCAAGCAGGAGATCATCTGTTGAAGCA GCCAAGTCAGCAGCGTCATCCACATGTGGCAG TTGGCAGCTTGTATCTGGTACTGGAAGCGTCAAAGGTTTTGTATCGTCAAGAGACTCACCTTTAACAGTTCATTCAGACGTATCAAGTGGTTCAAGCGGGACAGCAAGCTGCGGTCCGGT GTTTGACAGTATATACGAAGAGTCCCAAAGGAAACGGAAGCTGGATGAGGTTCGGATCATGTTTAACAAAGTGTACTGTGCTGTGGTTGGGTCATGCTACACCGTGGAGTCCGGAGGAATATCCAGTATGATTGATTCAATCGCATCCAAAGTCGGACTCAAATCCACGCGGGGCACAATGATATAG